From a region of the Candidatus Binatia bacterium genome:
- a CDS encoding efflux RND transporter permease subunit: MKLADTSIRRPVFAVMLIGGLVLLGLISIPRLGLDLFPRVEFPIVTVTTVLEGAAPETVERMVSQVLEESINTIEGIRTLRSASSDSLSLLFIEFELEYDIQGKAQEVRDKVAAVRGKLPRDIEPPVVDRVDPDSSPILAVMVAGPHSIRTLSEYVDKRIKPQIERIAGVGSVELVGNRPREIRIWIDPIRLTGYALSVDDVLAALQREHVELPGGRIETGQHEYTVKTKGKLTDASRFGGIVVLERKGRVVHLRDVAWVEDGMADERTVSYLNGKRGVAMLVRRQSGENTVAVVDAVRGQLDEIRKNLPQGYEIIEAMDLSRFIRSAIRDVAVDLAWGAVLASAVVLLFLRNVRSTLIAAIAIPSSLLGSFVYFYFFGFTLNTMTLMALSLSIGVLIDDAIVVLENVYRHMELGQTAREAASAGTGEIGLAVVSTTLALCAVFVPIAFMSGVVGRFFREFGLVASCAVLNSMLVSLTLTPMMCSRYLRIENRESLAYRSLERGYGALEAGYRRVLGWGLRHRPIVVTIALAAVLGGVAIAARVPVDFVTSEDRSEFNVWLKLPLGSTVAQTQTASRALEAELEKYPEVVAVFSTVGGGLKKRVNEAIVYVQLVEKGERTRSQQAIMSTLRERIRALQLPVADYAVEDVPMINFPGSRNAQIMYSLRGPDIDRLQYYARSLVERMRAQGGYADINISYETGKPEIALDIARERAADLGVPALQIGRTIAALLAGYEATTFEEKGERYDVRLQVRPEYRDDPTKLDFLRVRSANGALVPLRNLVVPRIGSGPVQIDRENRTRSITVYGNLDGKAAGTADEEVIRIARELGIQGEYELDAVGPSERLRETTAAVGFAFFLALVAIYMILASQFNSFVHPFTIMLSAPLSFIGAFASVWLLGYPLDLMSQIAFLMLMGVVMKNGILLVDYTNTLRERGLGLYDAVLEAGPTRMRPVLMTAVSTIFGMLPVALSTGDGSEWRNPMGIVSIGGLLASTFLTLLVVPVVYTLFDDAGRIFVRVLGGGRRAAVVESPRPTPTPSA, translated from the coding sequence GTGAAACTGGCCGACACGTCGATTCGGCGGCCGGTTTTCGCGGTCATGCTCATCGGCGGCCTGGTGCTGCTCGGGCTGATCTCGATTCCCCGACTCGGCCTCGATTTGTTTCCGCGCGTCGAGTTCCCGATCGTGACGGTGACCACCGTGCTCGAGGGCGCCGCGCCCGAGACGGTCGAGCGCATGGTGTCGCAGGTTCTGGAGGAATCGATCAATACGATCGAGGGGATCCGGACGCTGCGCAGCGCCTCCAGCGATTCGCTGTCGTTGCTGTTCATCGAGTTCGAGCTCGAGTACGACATTCAGGGGAAGGCGCAGGAGGTCCGCGATAAAGTCGCCGCCGTGCGCGGCAAGTTGCCGCGCGACATCGAGCCGCCGGTGGTCGACCGCGTCGATCCCGACTCGTCGCCGATTCTCGCGGTGATGGTGGCGGGTCCGCATTCGATCCGCACGCTCAGCGAGTACGTCGACAAGCGTATCAAGCCACAGATCGAGCGCATCGCCGGCGTCGGTAGCGTCGAGCTGGTCGGCAACCGACCCCGCGAGATCCGCATCTGGATAGATCCGATCCGGCTGACCGGTTACGCGTTGTCGGTCGACGATGTGCTGGCGGCGCTGCAGCGCGAGCACGTCGAGCTGCCGGGAGGACGCATCGAAACCGGGCAGCACGAGTACACGGTAAAGACCAAGGGCAAGCTCACCGACGCCAGTCGCTTCGGCGGGATTGTCGTACTCGAGCGGAAAGGCCGGGTCGTGCACCTGCGCGACGTGGCGTGGGTCGAAGACGGCATGGCCGACGAGCGCACCGTCTCGTATCTCAACGGCAAGCGAGGGGTGGCCATGCTCGTGCGCCGCCAGTCGGGCGAAAACACGGTGGCGGTGGTGGACGCCGTGCGCGGGCAACTCGACGAGATCCGGAAGAACCTGCCGCAGGGGTACGAGATCATCGAAGCGATGGACCTGTCGCGGTTCATTCGCAGCGCCATCCGCGATGTTGCGGTCGATCTCGCCTGGGGAGCGGTGCTGGCGTCGGCAGTGGTACTGCTGTTCCTGCGTAACGTGCGCTCGACGTTGATCGCGGCGATCGCGATTCCGTCGTCGCTGCTGGGCAGCTTCGTTTATTTCTATTTCTTCGGGTTCACGCTGAACACAATGACCCTGATGGCGTTGTCGCTTTCCATCGGGGTGCTCATCGACGACGCGATCGTCGTGTTGGAAAACGTGTACCGTCACATGGAGCTGGGACAGACCGCACGCGAAGCCGCGTCGGCCGGCACGGGGGAGATCGGCCTTGCCGTGGTGTCGACGACACTGGCGTTGTGCGCGGTGTTCGTGCCAATTGCCTTCATGAGCGGCGTCGTCGGACGGTTCTTCCGGGAGTTCGGTCTGGTGGCCTCGTGTGCGGTGCTGAACTCGATGCTGGTGTCGCTGACACTGACGCCGATGATGTGTTCGCGTTATCTGCGCATCGAAAACCGCGAGTCCCTTGCCTACAGGTCGCTGGAGCGCGGCTACGGGGCGCTCGAGGCCGGTTACCGGCGGGTGCTTGGTTGGGGACTGCGTCATCGCCCGATAGTGGTGACGATTGCGCTGGCGGCAGTGCTCGGTGGTGTGGCGATAGCGGCGCGGGTGCCGGTGGATTTCGTGACCTCGGAGGATCGCAGCGAATTCAACGTCTGGCTGAAGCTTCCGCTGGGCAGCACGGTGGCGCAGACGCAGACTGCAAGCCGGGCGCTCGAGGCGGAGCTGGAGAAGTATCCGGAGGTCGTCGCCGTGTTCTCGACCGTGGGTGGCGGCCTCAAAAAGAGGGTCAACGAGGCGATCGTCTACGTGCAGTTGGTCGAGAAGGGCGAACGGACCCGTTCGCAGCAGGCGATCATGAGCACGTTGCGTGAGCGCATCCGGGCGTTGCAGTTGCCGGTAGCCGACTACGCTGTCGAGGACGTGCCGATGATTAACTTCCCTGGCTCGCGCAACGCGCAGATCATGTATTCGTTGCGCGGTCCGGACATCGACCGCCTGCAATACTACGCCCGGTCGCTGGTGGAGAGGATGCGCGCGCAAGGGGGTTACGCCGATATCAACATCTCGTACGAGACCGGGAAACCGGAGATCGCGCTGGACATAGCGCGCGAGCGGGCCGCCGATCTCGGCGTGCCGGCGTTGCAGATCGGGCGGACCATTGCCGCGCTTCTCGCCGGTTACGAGGCGACGACCTTCGAGGAGAAGGGCGAACGCTATGACGTGCGATTACAGGTACGGCCCGAGTACCGCGACGACCCGACGAAGCTGGACTTCCTGCGTGTGCGCTCGGCCAACGGCGCGCTGGTACCGTTGCGCAATCTGGTTGTTCCGCGCATCGGCAGCGGCCCGGTCCAGATCGACCGGGAAAACCGGACGCGGTCGATCACGGTGTACGGCAACCTCGACGGCAAGGCGGCCGGGACGGCAGACGAGGAAGTGATTCGGATCGCCAGGGAGCTTGGCATCCAGGGGGAGTACGAGCTCGATGCCGTCGGACCGTCGGAGCGACTGCGTGAGACCACCGCCGCCGTGGGATTCGCTTTTTTCCTGGCGCTCGTGGCGATCTACATGATCCTGGCTTCGCAGTTCAATTCCTTCGTTCACCCCTTCACGATCATGCTGTCGGCTCCGCTCTCGTTCATCGGGGCGTTCGCGTCGGTATGGCTCCTCGGTTATCCGCTGGATCTAATGAGCCAGATCGCCTTTCTGATGCTCATGGGAGTAGTGATGAAGAACGGCATCCTGCTGGTGGATTACACGAACACCCTGCGGGAGCGCGGGTTGGGGCTGTACGATGCCGTTCTGGAGGCGGGTCCGACGCGGATGCGCCCGGTTCTGATGACGGCGGTTTCGACGATCTTCGGCATGTTGCCGGTGGCGCTGAGCACCGGCGACGGTTCGGAGTGGCGTAATCCGATGGGTATCGTGTCGATCGGCGGATTGCTGGCCTCGACCTTCCTTACGTTGCTCGTCGTGCCGGTCGTCTACACGCTGTTCGATGACGCCGGGCGCATCTTCGTTCGCGTTCTGGGCGGCGGTCGCCGGGCTGCGGTGGTGGAATCGCCGCGGCCGACGCCCACGCCGAGTGCCTGA
- a CDS encoding sigma-54-dependent Fis family transcriptional regulator, with amino-acid sequence MSGAIGTPVTGDVQATLARVERERDLYWRLLQLGLLREVDPLLREALELVVEVTEARQGYIEIHENDDWGGSPRLWFAHGFSTAELERVQAAVSRGIVAEAVATGTTIVTASALLDPRFSGLTSVRTGKIEAVLCVPIGDDPPQGVLYLQGRVAAGPFTAEEITRAETFARHLGPFVRQLRAAAVTEVSGDATAAVRARLSAAGVVGRSRALAQVLEQVALVSPLDIDVLLTGESGTGKGQLARVIHDNSPRASRPFIELNCAALPEALVESELFGAESGAHSTATRRIEGKVAAANGGTLFLDEIGEIPPRVQGALLQLLQSKEYFPLGAQRLVRADVRVIAATNTDLQAAVMEKRFREDLFFRLQVLPLRLPALRERREDLAVLAPYFCEEACERLRLPSVRLSRNAMRALEEAPWPGNIRQLAHVVQAAVIRCTGAGLAQIEPAHIFAEAPGVESTDASLSLQEATRRFQEQFLRRTLDETGWQVVEAARRLDVSRSTVYNLIRAYNIRRDTKS; translated from the coding sequence ATGAGCGGCGCTATCGGCACACCGGTTACTGGGGACGTCCAGGCAACGCTGGCACGGGTCGAGCGGGAGCGCGACCTTTACTGGCGACTACTGCAGCTCGGTTTGCTGCGCGAGGTCGATCCGCTGCTGCGGGAGGCGCTCGAGCTCGTGGTCGAGGTCACCGAGGCGCGGCAGGGGTACATAGAAATCCACGAGAACGACGATTGGGGCGGTTCGCCGCGGCTGTGGTTCGCGCACGGTTTCTCGACGGCGGAACTGGAGCGGGTCCAGGCCGCGGTGTCGCGTGGCATCGTCGCGGAGGCCGTGGCGACCGGCACGACGATCGTCACCGCGTCGGCGCTGCTCGACCCGCGGTTTTCGGGTCTCACCAGCGTGCGCACCGGCAAGATCGAAGCGGTGCTGTGCGTGCCCATCGGCGATGATCCGCCGCAGGGCGTCCTTTACTTGCAGGGTCGCGTTGCCGCCGGGCCGTTCACGGCGGAGGAGATAACCCGGGCGGAGACCTTTGCGCGTCACCTCGGTCCGTTTGTCCGGCAATTGCGGGCGGCGGCAGTGACGGAGGTGTCCGGCGATGCGACGGCGGCGGTGAGAGCCAGACTGTCGGCGGCAGGGGTCGTCGGTCGCAGTCGGGCGCTGGCGCAGGTGCTGGAACAGGTCGCGCTGGTATCGCCGTTGGACATCGACGTGCTGCTCACGGGCGAGTCGGGGACCGGCAAGGGTCAACTGGCGCGGGTCATACACGATAACAGCCCACGGGCATCGCGGCCGTTCATCGAGCTCAACTGCGCCGCCCTGCCCGAGGCTTTGGTCGAGAGCGAGCTGTTCGGAGCCGAGTCCGGCGCGCATTCGACGGCGACACGCCGGATCGAGGGAAAGGTCGCGGCGGCGAACGGCGGTACCCTTTTTCTGGACGAAATCGGAGAGATCCCTCCTCGCGTTCAGGGGGCGCTCCTGCAACTGCTTCAGTCGAAGGAGTATTTTCCGCTCGGGGCGCAGCGGCTGGTACGTGCCGACGTGCGGGTGATCGCGGCAACCAATACCGACTTGCAGGCCGCGGTGATGGAGAAGCGTTTTCGCGAGGATCTGTTCTTCCGGCTGCAAGTGCTGCCGTTGCGTCTGCCCGCGTTGCGGGAGCGGCGTGAGGACCTTGCGGTGTTGGCGCCATACTTCTGCGAGGAGGCGTGCGAGCGGCTGCGGCTGCCGAGCGTGCGGTTGTCGCGCAACGCCATGCGAGCCCTGGAGGAGGCGCCATGGCCGGGCAACATTCGGCAGCTTGCGCACGTTGTGCAGGCGGCGGTCATACGATGCACGGGGGCGGGTTTGGCGCAGATCGAGCCGGCGCATATTTTTGCGGAAGCGCCTGGCGTCGAATCGACGGATGCGTCACTCAGTCTGCAGGAGGCGACGCGCCGGTTTCAGGAGCAGTTTTTGCGCCGGACGCTCGACGAGACGGGCTGGCAAGTCGTCGAGGCCGCACGCCGGCTCGATGTGTCGCGCTCGACCGTTTACAACCTGATTCGCGCCTACAACATCCGCCGGGATACCAAGAGTTAG